The genomic DNA TGCAAAGAGAAGGTCGCCAGGGTCCCTCCAAGGATTCGGGAAATGAAGCCTGCTGCTGACACGGACTCActatttttggacttttgaaACGTTTTTCAGCGCAGTTTTTTGATCAAAGGGGTTTTTCTTCAACTCACGTAGCATTTGCTCCCCGCGTGGGATTACTCGTTGCATTGCTCATATTTGAATCGAATCGAGTTTTTTGGATGAGCCTGTGCTGTGCGTTGTACAGTGCACACATTCGAccataatgcattttatttaggACAACATCTGTCTATACAAAGTGCCAAATCAAGCCGGGATGGAGAACGAGTGTAATCGCAACATTGTGGAAAAGTATATCTGCCATAAACTCTCCAAACAGGGCTACGTGTGGGGATTTGACGATGTCCGGGATGAAGATGCTGCTAATAATGGGTCTATAGTTGCCCCTCCACCGACTTTGGTCCGCCGGTGCCGTGAAGACAGCACCGGGCCTGGCAGCGAGAGCATCCCCCACCTCTGCAAACGGCTCCCCCAGTCCGACCCGCACGCCGCCATCCACAGGGTCCTGCGCGAGGCTGGAGATGAACTTGAAAGACTGTACCAGCCGGACTTCACGGAGATGTCGCGGCAGTTGTATCTCACCTCCACCACGGCGCAGAGGAGATTCGCCGAGGTGATAGACGAACTGTTCCGGGACGGGGTGAACTGGGGCCGGATTATCGCTTTCTTCGAGTTCGGGGGCACGGTGTGCGTGGAGTGCGTGACGAAGGAGGAGATGACATCGCAGGTGGACAACATCGCGGAGTGGATGACGGAGTATTTAAATGGACCTCTGAACAGCTGGATACAGGATAACGGGGGATGGGTAGGTCTGATTCCGTGTAGTTGAGCGCTTTGCAGTTGTGTGTCACGGGGGCGCAGAAGTCCTGTTTGCCCTGGTTGAAGAGGTTTTAATGCGTACATTCAGTGAGTGTATAAATGTTCAACTGAGATCAAATCGTGCATCCTGATATGACTTCATCTTGAAACCACAGCTGTAGTTGATCATAAATACAAATCTATTTCTCTTGATGTGCCCATTACGCACAGCAGCGCAACGTTCGTGGCGGACGGCCTCACTTATGAGCTGCTCTGGTTGGATGTGTATAGTGGCTGTTAAGATGATTTGACCAATCAGACAGCATGCTCTGTCACACCTCCCTACGCTCTAAACAAAGCCCGCCCAGTCGACTGGAGAGCCAGTGGCAGCTACACTGCTGTCATTGAGAGGAGGGGATAGTCCAGAATAATCCGGGGGAATTAAAGCTTCATTAAATCTTAAAGCATCGCACTATGAAGAAGTTAATGGCAAATTTCAACATCTACCTGAATCTAGAGCTTTATGTTGCAAAGTGCTCCAGtgctgctgtgatgtgatgCATTAGGTCATGGTtgcagcaggagggaggaggccaGACACATGTCAGCAAACAGTAAACTATTGAATTAATGTGTTTAGGCCTCTGGGCATGGCTGGACCCAGGCTCAGCAATCGGGGGCATTTTCTGCACATCTAAATGACACATGAACTTCAGGTGCTAATGCGGCGAGGCATCTACACTCTGCCGTTACCTGCCTGCACACATACTCATTCACAGAGAAATGAACAGAGAGTTGAATCTGAAAAAAAGTGTGCAATATCATATCCATTATTTGCATTTCTGCAGCCTCCTCTTCTGTGCTCCTCAACAGCTATTAAA from Enoplosus armatus isolate fEnoArm2 chromosome 14, fEnoArm2.hap1, whole genome shotgun sequence includes the following:
- the bcl2b gene encoding apoptosis regulator Bcl-2, with the protein product MENECNRNIVEKYICHKLSKQGYVWGFDDVRDEDAANNGSIVAPPPTLVRRCREDSTGPGSESIPHLCKRLPQSDPHAAIHRVLREAGDELERLYQPDFTEMSRQLYLTSTTAQRRFAEVIDELFRDGVNWGRIIAFFEFGGTVCVECVTKEEMTSQVDNIAEWMTEYLNGPLNSWIQDNGGWDAFVELYDRQRDSVFSCSWPSIKTVFGLAALGAASLTIGAYLTQK